The Planifilum fulgidum region CTTCCCTGAGGCTGTTGACAAAGAAGGGTCAACAGCCTTTTTTGTTGAATTCGGAATAAAACAATTCCGAAGGAAGGTTTTTATATGTTCAGGACGAACCCATCCAGGGAATTTCAACCCGAAACAGTCAACATAGAAGACCTTGTTCCCCAAGATCACTTGCTTAGAAAAATCAATGAAACCATCGACTTTTCGTTTATCGCGGAAAAATGCCGCCCCTTGTATTGTCAAGATAATGGGCGTCCTTGCATCGATCCGGTCATGCTGTTCAAAATGCTTTTGATCGGTTATTTGTACGGAATTCGTTCGGAAAGACGCCTCATTGAGGAAATCCGGGTCAACATCGCCTACCGTTGGTTTGTTG contains the following coding sequences:
- a CDS encoding transposase is translated as MFRTNPSREFQPETVNIEDLVPQDHLLRKINETIDFSFIAEKCRPLYCQDNGRPCIDPVMLFKMLLIGYLYGIRSERRLIEEIRVNIAYRWFV